A part of Streptomyces sp. DSM 40750 genomic DNA contains:
- a CDS encoding carbohydrate kinase family protein produces the protein MRIAVSGSIATDHLMTFPGRFADQLVADQLHTVSLSFLVDQLDVRRGGVGANIAFGMGQLGTRPILVGAAGSDFDEYRAWLDRHGVDTTSVRISETLHTARFVCTTDADHNQIGSFYTGAMSEARLIELKTVADRVGGLDLVLIGADDPEAMLRHTEECRSRGIPFAADFSQQIARMDGDEIRILLDGATYLFSNEYEKGLIESKTGWSDAEILAKVGHRVTTLGAQGVRIERDGHDPIEVGCPEEERKVEPTGVGDAFRAGFLSGLAWGVSLERAAQVGCMLATLVIETVGTQEYQLRRAHFMDRFTKAYGHAAAEEVRAHLG, from the coding sequence GTGCGTATCGCAGTCTCCGGCTCCATCGCCACCGATCATCTGATGACCTTCCCGGGCCGCTTCGCCGACCAACTCGTAGCGGACCAACTGCACACGGTTTCCCTTTCCTTCCTGGTCGACCAGCTCGACGTACGCCGCGGCGGTGTCGGCGCGAACATCGCGTTCGGCATGGGACAGCTCGGCACGCGCCCGATCCTGGTCGGCGCGGCGGGCTCCGACTTCGACGAGTACCGCGCGTGGCTCGACCGGCACGGTGTGGACACCACATCCGTGCGCATCTCCGAGACGCTGCACACGGCCCGCTTCGTGTGCACCACGGACGCCGACCACAACCAGATCGGTTCCTTCTACACGGGCGCGATGAGCGAGGCCCGCCTCATCGAGTTGAAGACCGTCGCCGACCGCGTCGGCGGTCTCGACCTCGTCCTCATCGGCGCGGACGACCCGGAGGCGATGCTCCGCCACACGGAGGAGTGCCGCTCCCGGGGCATCCCCTTCGCCGCGGACTTCTCCCAGCAGATCGCCCGCATGGACGGCGACGAGATCCGGATACTGCTGGACGGCGCCACGTACCTCTTCTCCAACGAGTACGAGAAGGGGCTCATCGAGTCCAAGACCGGCTGGTCGGACGCCGAAATCCTCGCGAAGGTCGGGCACCGGGTCACCACCCTCGGTGCGCAGGGCGTCCGCATCGAGCGGGACGGGCACGACCCGATCGAGGTCGGCTGCCCGGAGGAGGAGCGGAAGGTCGAGCCCACAGGGGTCGGCGATGCCTTCCGCGCGGGCTTCCTGTCCGGGCTCGCGTGGGGCGTCTCGCTGGAGCGGGCCGCGCAGGTCGGGTGCATGCTCGCCACGCTGGTGATCGAGACGGTGGGTACGCAGGAGTACCAGCTGCGTCGGGCGCACTTCATGGACCGGTTCACGAAGGCGTACGGGCACGCTGCCGCTGAGGAAGTACGGGCTCACCTCGGCTGA